From a region of the Thermomicrobium roseum DSM 5159 genome:
- a CDS encoding gamma-glutamyl-gamma-aminobutyrate hydrolase family protein, whose protein sequence is MQRPLIGITPDLAHQEAAHGPTERLFLNLDYAQAVWQAGGIPVVLPPIDEPEAFLSSLNGLLLTGGGDIDPQQYGAATTHPLTYGVSETRDRFEIALIRAALERDLPVLAICRGIQVLNVALGGTLYQHLPDEIPNALNHRQHELGIPSGEVAHPVTIVPDSLLARIVGTTELMVNSYHHQAVATLATPLRVVAVAPDGVIEAVELPGRGFVLAVQWHPERLFERFPAHFALFAALVDAARATRLRQQPALARIDSET, encoded by the coding sequence GTGCAACGACCACTCATCGGGATCACCCCCGATCTCGCACACCAAGAAGCCGCCCACGGTCCAACCGAGCGACTTTTCCTCAACCTCGATTACGCGCAAGCCGTCTGGCAGGCTGGAGGCATACCCGTCGTGCTCCCACCGATCGATGAGCCCGAAGCCTTCCTCAGCTCCTTGAATGGGCTTCTCCTCACTGGCGGCGGCGATATCGATCCCCAGCAGTACGGCGCAGCAACCACCCATCCCCTGACGTACGGTGTATCCGAGACTCGCGATCGCTTCGAGATCGCTCTGATTCGTGCAGCACTCGAGCGTGACTTGCCTGTCCTCGCCATCTGTCGCGGCATCCAAGTGCTCAATGTCGCGCTCGGTGGTACGCTCTACCAGCACCTGCCCGATGAAATTCCCAATGCCCTGAACCACCGCCAACATGAACTCGGCATCCCATCCGGCGAGGTTGCACACCCGGTCACCATCGTTCCCGATTCCCTTCTGGCCCGTATCGTCGGCACGACTGAACTTATGGTGAATTCCTATCATCATCAGGCAGTTGCAACGCTCGCCACCCCACTCCGGGTTGTGGCCGTTGCTCCTGACGGAGTCATCGAAGCAGTCGAGCTTCCGGGTCGGGGCTTCGTGCTCGCTGTTCAGTGGCATCCGGAACGCCTTTTCGAGCGTTTCCCCGCGCACTTCGCCTTGTTTGCGGCCCTGGTCGATGC